A single Candidatus Amarolinea dominans DNA region contains:
- a CDS encoding isoprenylcysteine carboxylmethyltransferase family protein produces the protein MNRPQRTFTPRVIVLMLFFIVVIPFLPLLVSWRWDWWEAWAYAAISILGFAISRALAARRHPDLLAERARFMQQEDTKPWDKRLAPLLGLGGALVLLVAGLDRLWGWSPAFSGPLKLLALALILAGYALGSYALIANRFFSGTVRIQTERGHHVVSSGPYRWLRHPGYAGALVAYLATPFFLDSAWAFLPTLFVMAVLVVRTALEDRTLQAELAGYREYAGQVRYRLLPGVW, from the coding sequence ATGAACCGCCCACAGCGAACGTTCACCCCGCGTGTCATTGTCCTAATGCTCTTCTTCATCGTGGTCATCCCCTTCCTGCCCTTGCTGGTCTCCTGGCGCTGGGATTGGTGGGAAGCCTGGGCCTATGCCGCCATCAGCATCCTGGGTTTTGCCATCAGCCGGGCGCTGGCGGCGCGGCGTCATCCCGATCTGCTCGCCGAGCGCGCCCGTTTCATGCAGCAGGAAGACACCAAGCCCTGGGACAAGCGCCTGGCGCCGCTGCTCGGACTGGGCGGCGCGCTTGTTCTGCTGGTTGCCGGGCTGGACCGGCTTTGGGGCTGGTCGCCCGCGTTCAGCGGCCCGCTGAAGCTCCTGGCGCTGGCCCTCATCCTGGCCGGCTATGCCTTAGGCTCCTACGCCTTGATCGCAAACCGCTTCTTCTCCGGCACGGTGCGCATCCAGACCGAGCGCGGCCACCACGTCGTGTCGAGCGGCCCCTACCGCTGGCTGCGCCATCCCGGTTACGCCGGCGCGCTCGTGGCCTACCTGGCAACCCCGTTCTTCCTCGATTCAGCCTGGGCATTCCTCCCCACCCTGTTCGTCATGGCTGTCCTGGTCGTTCGCACCGCGCTGGAAGACCGCACCCTGCAGGCTGAACTGGCAGGCTACCGGGAATATGCCGGCCAAGTGCGTTACCGGCTGCTGCCGGGCGTCTGGTGA
- the tcmP gene encoding three-Cys-motif partner protein TcmP — translation MDKQQTLWRIEPHTLAKHEILDRYLGAWFAILGSTNRRIVYLDGFCGPGKYLNGEPGSPIIALKKAMNHQAPLSNTECVFLFIDERSDRVDHLCHEIDLLAPPSNFTIDARVGEFRAVISELLAYLEQNTFRLAPTFAFIDPFGWKGLPFDLVRRLLRNQHTEVLINFMADSINRFVEHPDTAIQEHFVELFGTKEVFDVASKATDRLSALRNLYQKQLLTQAKYVRYFEMRDQHGRPIYYLFFASNHPLGHSKMKEAFWKVDPTSGFTFSDGTNPDQLVLFSLDPTEDLAALLKRHFAGTTVTSDLIVEFVLDETAFIETHAKKALRILEERGSIQVNPFKVDGTKRTRGFPKGVKIRFL, via the coding sequence ATGGACAAACAGCAGACACTGTGGAGGATCGAACCTCATACTCTAGCGAAGCATGAGATCCTTGATCGATACCTTGGAGCTTGGTTCGCGATTCTGGGTTCAACGAATCGTCGAATTGTGTATCTAGACGGCTTCTGCGGACCAGGAAAGTACTTGAACGGCGAGCCAGGGTCTCCAATCATTGCGCTCAAGAAAGCAATGAATCACCAAGCCCCGCTATCGAACACAGAATGTGTGTTCCTCTTTATTGACGAACGATCGGATCGAGTGGACCATCTTTGTCACGAGATCGATTTGCTTGCCCCACCATCCAATTTCACGATCGATGCGAGAGTAGGCGAATTTCGTGCGGTCATTTCCGAGTTGCTGGCATACCTGGAGCAAAACACCTTTCGGCTTGCACCAACGTTTGCATTCATTGACCCCTTTGGCTGGAAAGGTCTACCGTTTGATCTCGTGCGTCGCCTGCTGAGAAACCAGCATACCGAGGTACTCATCAACTTCATGGCGGATTCCATCAATCGATTTGTTGAGCATCCAGACACAGCAATTCAAGAACATTTCGTCGAGTTATTCGGCACCAAGGAAGTATTTGATGTGGCAAGTAAGGCGACCGACAGATTGTCAGCGCTGAGAAATCTCTATCAGAAACAATTGCTCACTCAAGCAAAATACGTCCGCTACTTCGAGATGAGAGATCAACATGGCCGCCCCATTTACTACCTGTTCTTTGCCAGCAATCATCCGTTGGGGCACTCAAAAATGAAGGAGGCATTCTGGAAGGTTGATCCAACAAGTGGATTCACTTTCTCAGATGGAACTAACCCGGATCAATTGGTCTTGTTCAGCCTAGATCCGACCGAGGACTTGGCTGCACTTCTCAAGAGGCACTTTGCTGGCACGACTGTTACATCTGATCTTATTGTCGAGTTTGTCTTGGACGAGACTGCGTTTATTGAGACGCATGCCAAGAAGGCATTGCGGATTCTGGAAGAGCGAGGGAGTATCCAGGTGAATCCCTTCAAGGTGGATGGCACAAAGCGAACAAGAGGGTTTCCGAAAGGTGTAAAGATTAGATTTCTGTGA
- the glk gene encoding glucokinase — protein sequence MWLAGDIGGAKTTLALYSAEAGPHAPVAKATFPSADYVSLEAIVAAFLQGKDVAIRRASFGIAGPVVAGRVQATNLPWVIEEQAFSAWLGAPARLLNDLAAIAHAVPNLRAEDLETLNEGRPASQAPLGVIAPGTGLGEAFLLWTGNAYRPFASEGGHADFAPNTPLGAELLAYLRPRPGHVSYEQVCSGRGLPTLYGFLRDSGRYEEPNWLAAELASAPDPTRVIVRAGVEGQAAICGATLELFRDILAAEAGNLALRVLATGGICLGGGLPPRLLRFLKTAAFNRAFTDKGHFADFLKQVPVHVIRNPEAALFGAACHGLELEGYHA from the coding sequence TTGTGGCTCGCCGGTGACATCGGCGGCGCCAAAACTACCCTGGCGCTCTACTCAGCGGAGGCTGGACCGCACGCACCCGTTGCGAAGGCGACGTTTCCCAGCGCGGACTACGTTTCGTTAGAGGCCATCGTCGCCGCGTTCCTGCAGGGCAAGGACGTAGCGATCCGCCGCGCCAGCTTCGGGATCGCCGGGCCGGTCGTCGCCGGCCGCGTCCAGGCTACGAACCTGCCGTGGGTGATCGAGGAGCAGGCCTTCAGCGCATGGCTGGGCGCGCCGGCGCGCCTGCTCAACGACCTGGCTGCCATCGCCCACGCCGTGCCCAACCTGCGCGCTGAGGATCTGGAAACGCTCAACGAGGGCAGGCCGGCGTCCCAGGCGCCGTTGGGCGTTATCGCCCCCGGCACCGGCCTGGGGGAGGCGTTCCTGCTGTGGACTGGCAACGCCTACCGCCCCTTCGCCTCGGAAGGCGGCCATGCCGACTTTGCGCCCAACACACCGCTGGGCGCCGAACTCCTGGCGTATCTGCGACCCCGCCCCGGTCACGTCAGTTACGAGCAGGTGTGTTCGGGCCGCGGGCTGCCTACCCTGTACGGTTTTCTGCGCGACAGCGGCCGTTACGAAGAGCCGAACTGGCTGGCCGCCGAGCTGGCCAGCGCGCCGGATCCGACCCGGGTGATTGTCCGTGCGGGCGTCGAGGGGCAGGCCGCAATCTGCGGCGCGACCTTGGAGCTCTTCCGGGACATCCTGGCAGCCGAGGCTGGCAATCTGGCCTTGCGGGTGCTGGCGACCGGCGGCATCTGCCTGGGCGGCGGATTGCCGCCGCGCCTGCTGCGCTTCTTGAAGACAGCGGCCTTTAATCGGGCGTTCACCGACAAAGGGCATTTCGCCGACTTTCTCAAGCAGGTGCCGGTGCATGTGATCCGCAATCCCGAGGCGGCCTTATTCGGCGCCGCGTGCCATGGGCTAGAGCTGGAGGGCTATCATGCTTGA
- a CDS encoding B12-binding domain-containing radical SAM protein produces MTSRILFVSQELSYEPQGIMSLSAVLKQAGHEVALTVATEEDPVARAVSYQPDILAYSVMTGSQAGYLALNQQLRAALAPIRSAAGKQPIFSAFGGPHPTFFSQMIEEPGVDGVCRGEGEGALLDLADCLAQGALGPEMSNWWFKLDGHIVKSPVRPLVRELSTLPTPDRALVYDRHPQLAQSAIKHFITSRGCPFNCSYCFNHALHELYPRERRHYRRTVDDVIGEVQTVRARWPLEHVVFVDDLFIVDKVWLKELAEKWPAAVGLPFFCNVQASLVVKQPELLTLLRQAGCHTVSMGIESADDRIRTELLHRRMTREEIVTAGRLVRETGMHVTATNILGLPTSTLEDDFATMHLNREAQISYAHAFLFQPYPGTELGKFARDKGLVPGTLDDFSEVAWERSILTFESKEAKTRVEHLQRLFGIGVEWPRLEPLIRRLINLPHNLVTDTLFWWVHKLHKGYAIYRRVHPIRMHPTELFKLTRHYIRLRG; encoded by the coding sequence ATGACTTCACGGATTCTATTTGTCTCCCAGGAACTGAGTTACGAACCCCAGGGCATCATGTCGCTCTCGGCGGTGCTGAAGCAGGCCGGGCATGAGGTGGCGCTCACCGTGGCGACCGAGGAAGACCCGGTGGCGCGGGCCGTCAGCTACCAGCCCGATATCCTGGCCTACAGCGTGATGACCGGCTCGCAGGCGGGGTATCTGGCGTTGAACCAGCAGTTGCGCGCCGCGCTCGCCCCGATCCGCAGCGCCGCGGGCAAGCAGCCGATCTTCTCGGCTTTCGGCGGCCCGCACCCCACCTTCTTCTCCCAGATGATCGAAGAGCCGGGGGTGGATGGCGTCTGCCGCGGCGAGGGTGAGGGCGCGCTGCTCGATCTGGCCGACTGCCTGGCCCAGGGCGCGCTCGGCCCCGAGATGTCGAACTGGTGGTTCAAGCTGGACGGGCATATCGTCAAATCGCCGGTGCGGCCGCTGGTGCGCGAGCTTTCGACCCTGCCCACCCCCGATCGCGCCCTGGTCTATGATCGCCATCCCCAGCTCGCGCAGAGCGCCATCAAGCACTTCATCACCTCGCGCGGCTGCCCGTTCAACTGTAGCTATTGTTTCAACCACGCGCTCCACGAACTGTATCCGCGTGAGCGCCGGCACTACCGCCGCACGGTAGACGATGTGATCGGTGAGGTGCAGACGGTGCGTGCCCGGTGGCCGCTGGAACATGTGGTGTTCGTGGATGATCTCTTCATCGTGGACAAAGTCTGGCTCAAGGAGTTGGCTGAAAAATGGCCGGCTGCCGTCGGCCTGCCCTTTTTCTGCAACGTGCAGGCCAGCCTGGTGGTCAAACAGCCCGAACTGCTGACCTTGCTCAGGCAGGCCGGCTGCCATACCGTGAGCATGGGCATCGAGTCGGCCGACGACCGCATCCGCACCGAACTGCTCCACCGGCGGATGACCCGCGAGGAGATCGTGACCGCCGGCCGCCTGGTGCGCGAGACCGGAATGCACGTCACCGCCACCAATATCCTGGGGCTACCCACCAGCACGCTCGAAGATGACTTCGCGACGATGCACCTCAACAGAGAGGCGCAGATCAGCTACGCCCACGCGTTTCTCTTCCAGCCCTATCCGGGCACGGAACTGGGTAAATTTGCCCGCGACAAGGGGCTGGTGCCCGGCACGCTGGACGATTTTAGCGAGGTCGCCTGGGAACGCTCCATCCTGACCTTCGAGAGCAAGGAGGCCAAGACGCGCGTCGAGCACTTGCAGCGGTTGTTCGGCATCGGCGTCGAATGGCCGCGGCTGGAGCCGCTCATCCGCCGGCTCATCAATCTGCCGCACAACCTCGTGACCGATACCCTCTTCTGGTGGGTCCACAAGCTGCATAAGGGCTACGCGATCTACCGCCGCGTGCATCCGATCAGAATGCACCCGACCGAGTTGTTCAAGCTGACCAGGCACTATATTCGACTGCGAGGCTAG
- a CDS encoding FAD-dependent oxidoreductase, with product MTEPTITVYGAYWCPDCRRSKQFLGEHQIPYRWVDIEQDKAGEAYVLAKNAGKRIIPTIEFADGTLLVEPSNAALAAKLGMKMKAERSHYDLIVVGGGPAGLTAALYAAREGISTLVIERAALGGQAAATERLDNMPGFAEGIEGAKFADQLRQQAARFGVEMLQAQDVAGVRSHHNYHCVATADGSEYSARALLLTTGSRYRRLGAPGENDFIGAGIHFCATCDGPFYKGLPVAVIGGGNSAAEESIFLASLTEKVTLLVRGDQLKASQVIQEKTLRHPKIEVRFHTEVVRFDGAGGKLKAVTIRDLQSASTEVIHPAGVFVFIGLTPNTGFLNPDRIRLDRWGFVVTGHDLVHGGERPTGFETREPGILETSAPGIFAAGDVRAGSTKQVASAAGEGATAALLIREHLKSA from the coding sequence ATGACCGAACCAACCATCACCGTCTACGGCGCCTACTGGTGTCCGGATTGTCGCCGCAGCAAACAGTTCCTGGGCGAGCACCAAATCCCCTACCGCTGGGTGGATATCGAGCAGGACAAGGCCGGCGAAGCCTACGTGTTGGCGAAAAACGCTGGCAAGCGCATCATCCCAACCATCGAGTTCGCCGATGGTACGCTCCTGGTGGAGCCATCCAACGCGGCGTTGGCGGCGAAACTGGGCATGAAAATGAAGGCCGAACGCAGCCATTACGACCTGATCGTGGTCGGCGGTGGGCCGGCCGGGCTGACCGCGGCGCTGTACGCAGCACGCGAGGGCATTTCAACACTGGTGATCGAGCGCGCCGCGCTGGGCGGCCAGGCCGCGGCCACCGAGCGCCTGGACAACATGCCGGGGTTCGCCGAAGGGATCGAGGGCGCCAAGTTCGCCGACCAGTTGCGCCAGCAAGCGGCACGCTTTGGCGTCGAGATGTTGCAAGCGCAAGACGTGGCGGGCGTCCGCAGTCATCACAACTACCACTGCGTGGCTACCGCTGACGGCAGCGAGTACAGCGCGCGTGCGCTCCTGTTGACCACGGGCAGCCGCTACCGTCGCCTGGGCGCGCCGGGCGAGAACGACTTCATCGGCGCGGGCATCCACTTCTGCGCCACCTGCGACGGGCCGTTCTACAAGGGTCTGCCGGTCGCGGTCATCGGCGGCGGCAACAGTGCGGCCGAGGAGAGCATCTTCCTGGCCAGCCTGACCGAGAAGGTGACGCTGCTCGTGCGCGGGGATCAACTCAAGGCCAGCCAGGTCATCCAGGAGAAAACGCTGCGCCATCCCAAGATCGAGGTACGCTTCCACACCGAGGTTGTGCGCTTCGACGGCGCGGGCGGCAAGCTCAAGGCGGTCACAATCCGGGACCTTCAGTCTGCCAGCACCGAGGTCATCCACCCCGCTGGCGTGTTCGTCTTCATCGGCCTGACGCCAAACACCGGCTTCCTGAACCCTGATCGAATTCGCCTCGACCGCTGGGGCTTCGTCGTCACCGGGCACGACCTGGTGCATGGCGGCGAGCGACCGACCGGCTTCGAGACGCGTGAGCCGGGCATTCTGGAGACCAGCGCGCCCGGCATCTTCGCGGCGGGAGATGTACGCGCCGGCAGCACCAAGCAGGTCGCCTCCGCGGCCGGCGAAGGGGCCACGGCTGCGCTGTTGATTCGCGAGCATCTCAAGAGCGCGTAA
- a CDS encoding redoxin domain-containing protein, translated as MAQLRQDYSQFVARDIEVVVVGPEDARTFAAYFAEHSLPFIGLPDPNASVLKLYGQEVNLFKLGRMPAQVLIDKAGVARYVHYGHNMSDIPANEELLALGDEINAAEAPVLPAP; from the coding sequence ATGGCGCAGTTGCGCCAGGATTACAGCCAGTTTGTCGCGCGCGACATCGAAGTCGTCGTGGTTGGCCCCGAAGACGCCAGGACGTTTGCGGCCTACTTCGCCGAACATTCGCTGCCGTTCATCGGCCTGCCCGACCCGAATGCGAGTGTGCTGAAGCTTTACGGGCAGGAAGTGAACCTGTTCAAGTTGGGCCGGATGCCGGCCCAGGTGTTGATTGACAAGGCCGGTGTGGCGCGCTACGTTCACTACGGCCACAACATGAGCGACATTCCCGCCAACGAGGAGCTGCTGGCCCTGGGAGATGAGATCAACGCCGCGGAGGCGCCTGTTCTACCTGCGCCTTGA
- a CDS encoding type II toxin-antitoxin system RelE/ParE family toxin → MRLTQLDAATTIEDLRLPPSNRLEALRHDCSGQWSIRINQQWRICFRFERRDALDVEIVDYH, encoded by the coding sequence ATGCGACTGACGCAGTTGGATGCGGCCACAACCATCGAGGATCTGCGCTTACCGCCGTCAAACCGGCTGGAGGCGTTGCGACATGATTGCAGCGGGCAATGGAGTATCCGTATCAATCAGCAGTGGCGGATTTGCTTCCGCTTCGAGCGCCGCGACGCCCTGGACGTCGAGATTGTTGATTATCACTGA
- a CDS encoding HigA family addiction module antidote protein — protein sequence MIQSRLPAIHPGEFLLETLSELGISQAQFARAIGVSPMRISHVVKGTRPVTADLALLFGRALRQSPQYWLNLQAAYDLKKAETAIGAQLDAVGALAPA from the coding sequence ATGATCCAGAGTCGTTTACCAGCCATCCATCCGGGCGAGTTCCTCCTCGAGACGCTGAGCGAGCTAGGCATTTCCCAGGCGCAATTCGCCCGCGCCATTGGGGTGTCGCCCATGCGCATTTCGCACGTAGTCAAGGGCACGCGCCCGGTCACGGCAGACCTGGCCCTGTTGTTCGGACGCGCCTTGCGCCAGTCGCCCCAATACTGGCTCAACCTTCAGGCGGCCTACGACCTGAAAAAGGCTGAGACAGCCATCGGCGCGCAGTTGGATGCCGTCGGCGCGCTGGCGCCGGCCTGA
- a CDS encoding restriction endonuclease has protein sequence MPPLCVWLGSTFGYQAWRTASVGVKIVGSDQTERSTWLKTRLPAFTRIEPYRSPDGQTEIDALAENSERWAVEVKWRQKRVGRSELEQLLAAAAGLNARAWCVSQAGFTPDALTFAANNAILLSNAADLAALAKLAR, from the coding sequence TTGCCGCCGCTTTGTGTCTGGCTCGGCTCCACCTTCGGCTACCAGGCGTGGCGGACGGCTTCGGTGGGCGTCAAGATCGTGGGAAGTGATCAAACGGAGCGATCAACATGGCTGAAGACTCGATTGCCGGCCTTCACGCGCATCGAGCCATATCGCTCACCAGACGGTCAGACCGAGATAGATGCACTTGCCGAGAACAGCGAACGGTGGGCGGTTGAGGTCAAGTGGCGGCAGAAGCGAGTCGGCCGCAGTGAGTTGGAGCAGCTCCTGGCGGCCGCCGCCGGCCTGAACGCGCGTGCCTGGTGCGTCTCGCAGGCTGGCTTCACACCCGACGCCCTGACCTTTGCCGCCAACAATGCCATCTTGCTGAGTAACGCCGCAGATCTGGCCGCGCTGGCGAAGCTGGCGCGTTGA
- a CDS encoding response regulator transcription factor, which yields MRRARIVKARSSAEPLSDRELQVLRLAAAGATNVEIAARLFITPGTVKNHLTSILSKLGVRDRTQAALKAKELRLRSYSKSLEDLRNGVQAARAVHDLAKMLGLALAHAGLQAKVVQLAAYDFRAAFG from the coding sequence ATGCGCCGCGCACGCATCGTCAAGGCGCGTTCATCCGCCGAGCCTCTGTCCGACCGCGAGCTCCAGGTCTTGCGCCTGGCGGCGGCCGGCGCCACGAACGTAGAGATCGCGGCCCGCCTATTCATCACCCCGGGCACGGTCAAGAACCACCTCACCAGTATTCTGAGCAAGTTGGGCGTGCGCGATCGCACCCAGGCCGCGCTCAAGGCCAAAGAATTGCGTCTCCGGTCGTACAGCAAATCGCTTGAGGATCTGAGAAACGGCGTGCAGGCAGCCCGGGCCGTGCATGACCTGGCGAAGATGCTTGGGCTGGCGCTGGCTCACGCCGGTCTACAGGCCAAAGTCGTCCAATTGGCCGCCTACGACTTTCGCGCCGCGTTCGGATAA
- a CDS encoding isoprenylcysteine carboxylmethyltransferase family protein produces MKRAKHEYTPGQRLAALAAAAPFFLIILPLLIYRLGGWLDRALGWPALIYPPANVVLGGLMVLAGLALAVWTIYVQFTLGRGTPIPVMATQKLIVRPPYSFCRNPMTLGTIVAYLGIGVILGSPGAALVIILGAAALLTYIRRAEEQEMIARFGDEYLAYRDRVPFIIPRLRRRGP; encoded by the coding sequence TTGAAACGAGCAAAACATGAGTACACCCCCGGTCAGCGGCTGGCCGCGCTGGCGGCTGCAGCCCCGTTCTTTCTCATCATTCTGCCCCTGCTCATCTACCGCCTGGGCGGCTGGCTGGATCGCGCGCTGGGCTGGCCGGCGCTGATCTACCCGCCGGCCAACGTCGTCCTCGGCGGGCTGATGGTCCTGGCCGGCTTGGCGCTTGCCGTCTGGACGATCTACGTGCAATTCACCCTGGGACGGGGCACCCCCATTCCCGTCATGGCGACCCAAAAGCTGATCGTCCGGCCGCCGTATTCCTTCTGCCGCAACCCCATGACCCTGGGCACAATCGTGGCCTACCTGGGCATCGGCGTCATCCTCGGATCGCCGGGCGCCGCACTGGTGATCATCCTGGGCGCCGCAGCACTTCTCACCTACATCAGGCGCGCAGAAGAGCAGGAGATGATCGCCCGCTTCGGCGACGAGTACCTGGCCTATCGAGATCGGGTGCCGTTCATCATCCCCAGGCTGCGTAGGAGAGGGCCATGA
- a CDS encoding EamA family transporter, whose product MMETHARSRAVLFLFLTAALWSTSGLLIKLLTWEPLAILGGRSIVAGIVIWFSLRRRDVHVTRFTRWQVVGALSYVGTQLMFITATKLTTAANAIFLQYTAPIYVLLLGWWLLKERPRRGDWIAMAVIFSGLLLFLGDDLTLQGLHGNVLAILSGVLLAVTTLVTRGETRGTPAATFLLGCLIGAVIGLPALLQATFSPLNLGMIVFLGAVQMGLPLILYSAAIRHVRALEASLILTLEPVLNPLWVFLVIGEAPGQLALAGAALVVLALTGRAWVSARNS is encoded by the coding sequence ATGATGGAAACCCATGCACGGTCGCGCGCTGTTCTTTTCCTTTTTCTCACCGCTGCGCTGTGGAGCACCAGCGGCCTGCTCATCAAGCTGCTGACCTGGGAGCCGCTGGCTATCCTGGGCGGGCGCAGCATCGTGGCCGGCATCGTGATCTGGTTTTCTCTGCGTCGGCGCGACGTCCATGTGACCCGCTTCACCCGCTGGCAAGTAGTGGGCGCGCTGAGTTACGTCGGCACGCAGCTCATGTTCATCACCGCCACCAAGCTGACGACGGCGGCCAACGCCATCTTCCTGCAATACACTGCGCCGATCTATGTCCTGCTGTTGGGATGGTGGCTGCTCAAGGAGCGTCCCCGCCGCGGCGACTGGATCGCCATGGCTGTGATCTTCAGCGGGCTGCTGCTCTTCCTGGGCGATGACCTGACATTGCAGGGCCTGCACGGCAATGTGCTGGCTATCCTCAGCGGCGTGCTCCTGGCCGTCACCACCCTGGTCACGCGGGGCGAAACGCGCGGGACGCCGGCCGCGACTTTTCTCCTGGGCTGTCTCATCGGCGCGGTGATCGGGCTGCCCGCCCTGCTGCAGGCCACCTTCTCGCCGTTGAACCTGGGGATGATCGTCTTCCTGGGCGCTGTCCAGATGGGCCTGCCCTTGATCCTCTACTCGGCCGCGATCCGGCATGTGCGCGCGCTGGAGGCCAGTCTGATCCTGACCCTGGAGCCGGTCCTCAACCCGCTGTGGGTCTTCCTGGTCATCGGCGAAGCGCCGGGGCAGCTCGCCCTGGCCGGGGCTGCGCTGGTGGTGTTGGCCCTCACCGGCCGCGCCTGGGTCAGCGCCCGCAATTCGTGA
- a CDS encoding flippase-like domain-containing protein: MRTTAITVLKIVISVGLIAWTFSRVPLAEVGSQLASARPGYLLAALLVFVLAMIVNGAKWHVLLRAQGVVIPFARLLEFQFIGFFFNNFLPSANLGGDVMRGYGLARLTDRPADAAISVLVDRIVGFLAYMSSAAIAGIIAVNLVGRQDLRQMEGVALLAALASALVLAMLLSRRLRALITRLFGWRPLAPLARTWGHVSQALDAYRFRLRAVGIAFGIAVLGLLCTALVNWLVSQAMGGQMPLLAIFLFNPLIALVMTLPISIGGLGVSQAAYPFFYVPIGVSADHALAVSLLMQLTQLLASLPGGLFWLRTRRATRASGPSVSGI; this comes from the coding sequence ATGAGAACCACGGCCATCACCGTACTGAAAATCGTGATCAGCGTTGGATTGATCGCGTGGACATTCAGCCGCGTGCCGCTCGCTGAGGTGGGCAGCCAGCTTGCTTCGGCGCGCCCCGGGTACCTCCTGGCCGCGCTGCTGGTCTTCGTGTTAGCCATGATCGTCAACGGCGCGAAATGGCACGTGCTGTTGCGAGCCCAGGGGGTCGTCATCCCCTTTGCGAGGCTGCTCGAGTTCCAATTCATCGGTTTCTTCTTCAACAACTTCCTGCCCTCAGCCAACCTCGGCGGTGACGTCATGCGCGGGTATGGGTTAGCCCGTCTCACTGACCGCCCGGCTGACGCGGCGATCTCCGTGCTGGTGGACCGCATCGTGGGTTTCCTGGCCTATATGAGTTCAGCTGCCATCGCCGGCATCATTGCCGTGAACCTGGTCGGGCGCCAGGATCTGCGCCAGATGGAAGGGGTAGCCCTCCTGGCGGCGTTAGCGTCCGCGCTGGTGCTGGCGATGCTGCTCAGCCGGCGGCTGCGCGCACTCATCACGCGGCTTTTCGGCTGGCGCCCTCTCGCGCCATTGGCGCGGACATGGGGCCACGTTTCGCAGGCCCTGGACGCTTACCGCTTCCGCTTGCGGGCCGTGGGGATCGCGTTTGGGATTGCCGTCCTCGGCCTCCTGTGCACGGCGCTGGTCAACTGGCTCGTCTCGCAGGCCATGGGTGGCCAGATGCCGCTGCTTGCCATCTTCTTGTTCAACCCGTTGATCGCGCTGGTCATGACGCTCCCGATCTCCATCGGCGGCCTCGGCGTCAGCCAGGCGGCCTATCCCTTCTTCTATGTCCCGATAGGGGTGAGCGCCGACCACGCGCTGGCTGTCTCGCTGCTCATGCAATTGACGCAGCTGCTCGCCAGCCTGCCCGGTGGTCTCTTCTGGTTACGCACCCGGCGCGCCACAAGAGCCTCTGGCCCTTCTGTATCGGGAATTTAG
- a CDS encoding phage Gp37/Gp68 family protein has product MATKSSIEWTESTWNPLTGCTKISPGCQHCYAERMARRLQAMGQPNYANGFRLTLHEHALAAPLGWKKPQIIFVNSMSDLFHKDVPEVFIQRVFGVMREAHWHTFQVLTKRSERLLELDRTINWPDNVWMGVSVETQDYTFRIEHLRSTHAKTHFLSLEPLLGPLTLDLSGIHWVIVGGESGPKARPVKEEWVQSIRRQCQSQRVPFFFKQWGGVRKKQTGRLLDGRTWDEMPALAFTT; this is encoded by the coding sequence GTGGCCACGAAATCGTCGATCGAATGGACCGAATCCACCTGGAACCCGCTGACCGGCTGCACCAAGATCAGCCCTGGGTGCCAGCATTGCTATGCCGAACGCATGGCGAGGCGGCTCCAGGCCATGGGCCAGCCCAACTACGCCAACGGCTTCCGCCTGACGCTGCACGAGCACGCGCTGGCCGCGCCGCTGGGGTGGAAGAAGCCGCAGATAATCTTCGTCAATTCTATGAGCGATCTGTTCCACAAGGACGTGCCTGAAGTTTTCATCCAGCGTGTGTTCGGCGTCATGCGCGAGGCGCATTGGCACACGTTTCAAGTGCTGACCAAACGCTCTGAACGTCTGCTGGAACTGGACCGAACCATCAACTGGCCCGATAACGTGTGGATGGGCGTCAGCGTTGAAACTCAGGACTACACCTTTCGAATTGAGCACTTGCGCTCAACCCATGCCAAAACCCACTTTCTCTCTTTGGAACCGCTGCTAGGGCCGCTCACCCTGGATTTGAGCGGCATCCATTGGGTGATCGTCGGCGGAGAGTCAGGACCAAAGGCCAGGCCCGTGAAAGAGGAGTGGGTGCAGAGCATTCGCCGCCAGTGCCAAAGCCAGCGCGTGCCCTTCTTCTTCAAACAGTGGGGCGGCGTGCGCAAAAAACAGACCGGGCGGCTGCTCGACGGCCGCACCTGGGATGAGATGCCGGCCCTGGCGTTCACCACCTGA
- a CDS encoding redoxin domain-containing protein has protein sequence MSRVSLNQVAPDFSLADFRGNTVRLADFRGYKNVLLVFNRTFT, from the coding sequence ATGTCACGTGTCTCCCTCAACCAAGTCGCGCCCGACTTCAGCCTGGCCGACTTTCGCGGCAACACCGTCCGTCTGGCCGATTTCCGCGGTTACAAGAACGTCTTGCTGGTCTTCAATCGCACCTTCACTTGA